In Primulina huaijiensis isolate GDHJ02 chromosome 6, ASM1229523v2, whole genome shotgun sequence, a single window of DNA contains:
- the LOC140979498 gene encoding uncharacterized protein translates to MVNIPVKFRRFAAAFDKVVRAGRSCESSGSEHSADLSDMVNSFLEREVMEYGESEEVKDQEEEGEEEMVDGDESETNSPDSELEDSLKNLLLDHENNDGGVKRRILAEVGAAIGELGGNGSSSPDFKRRVMALLRSRGFDAGLCKSKWEKKGRCPSGDYEYIDVNTGGSRYIVEIFLAGEFTVARPTGCYVSLLKHFPPIFIGRPDQLKQVVRLMSNAIRKSMKSAGIHVPPWRRLTYMQAKWFGSYRRTQNEVTGRKMAFPGEPLDGNRSVGFVPVAGQTMFYCREDFAGVRTGNLAAALN, encoded by the exons ATGGTGAATATTCCGGTGAAATTCAGAAGGTTTGCTGCCGCCTTCGATAAGGTGGTTAGGGCCGGAAGGTCCTGCGAGAGCAGCGGAAGCGAGCACTCCGCTGATCTGTCTGATATGGTGAATTCGTTTTTAGAGAGAGAGGTTATGGAATACGGAGAAAGTGAGGAGGTAAAAGATCAAGAGGAAGAAGGCGAAGAGGAGATGGTCGATGGTGACGAATCGGAAACAAATTCCCCTGATTCTGAATTGGAAGATTCTTTGAAGAATTTGCTGTTGGATCATGAAAATAATGACGGGGGTGTCAAAAGGAGGATTCTTGCAGAGGTGGGAGCGGCGATCGGAGAACTTGGTGGCAATGGAAGCTCGTCGCCGGATTTCAAACGGAGAGTAATGGCATTGTTGCGGAGTCGAGGCTTTGATGCCG GTCTTTGCAAATCGAAGTGGGAAAAAAAAGGGCGGTGCCCCTCCGGAGACTACGAATACATCGACGTGAACACCGGCGGTAGCCGCTACATAGTCGAAATCTTCCTCGCAGGGGAGTTCACTGTCGCTCGTCCGACTGGCTGCTATGTTTCACTGCTCAAACATTTTCCACCAATTTTCATCGGAAGACCAGACCAGCTCAAGCAGGTTGTGAGGCTTATGTCCAATGCCATAAGAAAATCGATGAAAAGTGCTGGCATTCACGTGCCACCTTGGCGACGCCTTACTTACATGCAGGCTAAATGGTTTGGTTCCTACAGAAGAACCCAAAATGAAGTTACAGGCCGTAAAATGGCATTTCCTGGCGAGCCCTTGGACGGAAATAGGTCGGTGGGGTTTGTGCCGGTGGCCGGACAGACAATGTTTTATTGCAGGGAGGATTTTGCTGGTGTTAGAACTGGAAACTTGGCTGCAGCTCTTAATTAG
- the LOC140978144 gene encoding uncharacterized protein, with product MEGVGARLGRSSSRYGPTTVFTGPVRKWKKKWVPIAPSNSNHHNATATATATVAGNRTVNGSNVPPHLLLYQWTPITPSQNKDNGNIANNNGNEDSKNSNKDDVVAVEEPPKKKFKYIPIIVLEEQKNESSEQAEDETKPFETDAVEVTSKSDEYNEKPDINDVPIDENQALRNTSLERQDLNESTLDLSLG from the exons ATGGAGGGAGTCGGGGCTAGGCTCGGCCGATCCTCGTCTCGATACGGTCCCACTACTGTATTTACCGGCCCGGTTCGTAAGTGGAAGAAGAAGTGGGTTCCCATTGCTCCGTCGAACTCCAACCACCACAACGCGACGGCGACGGCGACGGCGACGGTGGCGGGTAACAGAACGGTTAACGGAAGCAACGTACCTCCCCACTTGTTGCTTTACCAGTGGACTCCGATCACTCCTAGCCAGAACAAGGATAATGGTAATATTGCCAATAATAACGGCAATGAGGACTCGAAGAATTCCAATAAAGACGATGTCGTCGCAGTGGAGGAGCCGCCCAAGAAAAAATTCAAGTATATACCG ATTATAGTTCTTGAAGAACAGAAAAATGAGTCCTCCGAACAGGCTGAGGATGAAACTAAGCCATTTGAAACTGATGCAGTCGAGGTAACCTCCAAGAGTGATGAGTACAATGAAAAGCCTGACATCAATGATGTGCCAATCGACGAAAACCAG GCTCTACGTAATACTTCTCTGGAACGACAAGATCTGAACGAAAGCACTTTGGACTTGAGTTTGGGCTAG